The Aedes albopictus strain Foshan chromosome 2, AalbF5, whole genome shotgun sequence region atttaaggcgaaaattgatattttcagtacgcagaatatttgatttattagttttttataagacttgtgcattggaattgtcaaattatgttaattctggcgaacaatgtacataacacaaccatataaaatattgatgtttttaattcagtgcgggtaagaccgtcacccctatggggtaagtccgtcacatatatttttatattgatacttttgaaaatttcaattttaaaatattttcaatacatttttgaagtgcagtgatggtttaccaatcattctacagtcgatactcttgttaaatcactggtcggggggcgcaattggaatccgcttttaataggagactaagcttaAGGGATttgggctttttgggggtgtggccaattatcccgggtgtgttatgagatagcgcaatactttcttcggcaaagttttagggttttgaaaagatctaccatttagaactttgattcatatgattagttggtaacTTGGCCGCCAGAGGCGGCACCAACAGTTTGAtgataaattgcactacaggaaccctATCAGGCTGTCAAGCAAAccttacgatatgcgacagctcaagaccctgataattagaAATGTCCgaagtgtcttcggaaaaaatattggatacgctaataacttacagatgatgagttacaaagttcgaaattcctccactgggcggcgctagtgagcaagtaaattttccaaacctcatatctcagaatccaatgatttggtgtcttcggcaaagctgatcagtatgacatagacttacataaaacgggacacgtgtttcggaattctgccactaggcggcgctagtgaatttgcAATCGCTGAAAAAACAATTCACAAATTATGCCCTTAGAAGGTCCAGAAGGAACAGGAAGAGTCCAAtcaggaactcgtggagaaatcctagtagattaAGTTGGATAAACCgtaggaaatactgaaagaagccttagaaaaaaaaagctcgcaggaatcccaggagaaacccatATAAGGTCGTCCatgaatgacgtagcattttttttacgatttttgacacccccttctACCCCTCGTAGTCTATTTTCCAATGCGTAATACATAGCTAGTAGCATAATTCGAGACTCcaactcaacccccccccccataaaatgctacgtcatttatgggcgacccctatagaaatttcccTAGTTGGTCATTAGTTTGTAGTTGCGTGGTATCTAATAGATACTCCTagccagttcaacaaacatctggtgatccgaagagcatgacggtgctacccccgccgatgagtgacgggcttacccgaaaaggccacttttcttaaattagaccgtaatttctgaataattgttgaaactgaccattcaatgaatcttggcactaaagaatagcACAGAAGAGAATACATAATTGATTAAAGTTAATTTTTGCACTTCTTTTGTATTCCAGAAGCTAAATTCTATCGACGAAATATTACATCCGCCGTTGGTACTATGacgcgtgcgtttgttttgtttattttcttcgagtttgacaggtcaattttggtatcatttgtctcgaaagagtaaaaatggtaaaaacaaataaggcGTGTGGCCAGAAAGCAACTAAATAACagttttctggtaaaatcattggggtgacgggcttaccccccctgacggtgttacccgttTTTCCCCTAGCAGCTTATTTTGGTGTCCTGCGAAGTCTTGCTGGAAGCCACGAAGAAAATCCAGTCTACCTGGAgcaattttattttagaaatatctggagtaactATTGGAGATATCGTTCAAAAATGttaagttattaaaaaaaaactccattgaCAGAGTCTCTGAAACTTTGTTGTAAGAACTTTTAGGTGAAACAATTTACAGTATTTCTTATCAAACCCGAACCACATTTTGTATCTACTTCTTGGTTTCTTGATAATTGGCATTTCTATGTTTTTGAAGTTATTTCAATAGAATCACTAGATGTCTCAGGCCGGAAATATCATACGACAAAAATGGTGAAAATCGTGAAAGGATTCGTTGAAGAAAGCCaaaggaaacttttttttataaaacctacttctacaggggatagacaaaatgatcgggacaggcgaaattttcacttctcaaaaaattttcaattgactgtaacttttcgaaaagtacatcaaCTATTTTCAAatattcactgtaagttgatcaactagttgtgtatcagtggtccaaattttggaaaagatcaagctattctgcacgaagttataaagagtctaataaaggtataattatccgattgctgactttgagctgttatatctccggattgaatgaaccaatgaatgcaatgaaattttgaccccTAATCTTctaaatatataaaaatgcagtatcatacgtgggaccgcgcataactcacgaACGGGATGTCCGATtggggtcgtctttgttttgttctgttagtttccacccaaggaaggtttctgAAGCAAAAAACATGGAGTAAtcgggattattttgaaaatcggtttacATGCATTTTGTGGACAGGGGCTTAAACTTGGAAcataaaaaaacgcagtaggcaagacaaaggcTGCCGGGCACAGCtagtgacttatataatgagctattaaaaacttttgactcaacttaaaattcttaatgcggtagaaaattataacgataaggttatttttctaataaaacaacaaattatccaaaacttcaacatcgtttcaaaattcaagatgctaattgtcttcccaagcaacacacatgttatataacagttacggcagcgcaagctttggttgtatagaagtttatttgacgtaattccaacacaatgtcgaaataacgtcgaattaacttctatacaaccaaaatttgcgctgtcgtaactcttatataacatgtgtgttgcttgggttcttcttcttctttctggctcgacgttccaactggaacttggcctgcctctttccaacttagtgttctttgagcacttccacagttattaattggagggctttctttgccagtcaTTGCATGAATAAGTATATTGTGAGGGCAGGCACAATTattcactatgcccagggagtcgagaaaattttcccgaccggacgggaatcgaacccgccttctccggattggcgatccatagccttaaccactagggtaactggagaccccaatgctAATTGCTAATTGTAGTTCatctaaattccctctaattgacttgaatatgaatatgttttgaagaaaagtacttacagtgaaaatttgagaatatttgatgcactttttaaaaagttacagctagttgaacattttttaaaaagtgaaaatgttgcctgtcctgatcattttgtctatcccctgcacATGAATGCTTTATCTCAATGGAGCTCCTGGACAACTATTTCATGGAATTTCTATGCAAAATTTTTCATGCAATgctacaaaatcatgaagtttaggtAGCGGCGCTGCCGACTTTTTTTTTCCTTAGAAGATAGTTCGATACTAAAATTTTCTCCAAGCTATCGATTGTAGAGGAGAATATTTCATTGTATATATTAATATTTTTAGTTTTGCCTTGAAAAATCATGGGTAGGACACAACATGGACTGTCCTACCTAGCATATTTTGTGGGTAGGACATGTCCTACCTGTCCTACCCACTCCTTGCGCCACTGGCTCCTGTCATGCCATATGCAGTAACATTTGAAATCAACAGAATAGGTTAAAATGCAATGTATTGTGTAAATGacgatttttgaaattttcctgtAGAAGAAAAGCTGTCTTTTCATAGTGATTTAAAGACTTAAAAAAATTTCTCTGCGACTGTTCAGAGGCAGTCATCATCGTCATTGTTTAAAAAGTCTCATTCAAATGATAAGACGTATGCTGAAAATGTGGCTCTCGAGGTCATTCATCCTGTGTTATCACCAGtccaattttgcacagtttccaATTGGATACTTTGCCACTGGTGTAAAATCAGAAACAAACTCTCTCCCACTCTATTACAGAAACTAACTTCTGATATCGTTAGACGTTGTTTCCTGACCACACGCGTACTAGCATTACATCATATCCTCATTGAAGTGGGATCTCTTACTCAAGATCGAAACTTCATTCATAGTTTTTACTCGCCTCCGCAAACAATAGCATCCAGTTGGACTCGATCCCTTACTTCATTCGATAAGAAATGCTTTCATTCAGAACAAACCCCTTATCACCAACCAGCCCCTCTGACTCTTTCTTCTTGGTTCTCTTCGAGGCCCGGCCCCATCCTACAACCCAGCAACAAATTAAACGCATTTATTACTTTCATATTTTATACATTCGCCCTCAACTGCCCATTGCTCAAGatccgctgtttgttttgtttccctCTATTTTTAGGTTAATCACAACCACGCTTCTAGTATGGTTCGCGCATCACACATATGCGGTAAAGTAGCAACCCAAATGATCTGGACACCCGTTTCCGGTTGGTCTATTAATAACCGATGTTTCTTTTCactctttttttttcgttccacTTTCCCACACTTATCACCGATTGCAGCAATTTTGGCAAGATTTGACCGGAGGCGTGGGCCTATTTAATCGCAACGAACGAGAATACGCGCGACCACCAGCACAGCCTTACATCGACCCCAGTTACAATGTGATAGACACGGTCAGCGGTGCCCAGGGTCCACCGACGAAGAACTGCACCGGAAGCGGATGCTGTACGCcgaaatgttttgccgaaaaggGAAATCGTGGCTTCCCAGGTCCACCGGGTTTGCAAGGCCCCAAGGGCATGCAGGGATTCCCCGGTGCGGAAGGTTTGCCCGGTAGCAAAGGAGCCAAAGGTGAACCCGGACCAATGGGACCGATCGGATTGAAAGGTGATCGTGGCCGCAATGGGCTGCCTGGATATCCAGGTGTACCCGGAACCAATGGCTTACCTGGTGCGCCAGGTGCCCCCGGTATCCCCGGTGTGGACGGATGCAACGGCACCGATGGTCTGCCGGGTTTGCCTGGTTTGAAGGGCGAGCCTGGTCCTCGAGGCTATCCTGGTCTACGGGGTGACAAGGGAGAAAAAGGCGAGGCAGCACGTGATCCAGAAAATTACAACAAAGGCCAAAAGGGAGAACCTGGTCTAGATGGCGCAGAAGGACCACAAGGTCGTCAAGGAGAGCCCGGAGAACGAGGATCCGAAGGACGCCCGGGCCAACAAGGAAATCCAGGCACACACGGCGAAAAAGGTGACAAAggcttgaagggtttctgcataAAAGGACAGAAAGGTGAAAAGGGTGTCAAGGGAGCGGAAATTCAGGAAACTATCGGGGAGACAACATACACCGGGCCCCAAGGTCAAAAAGGCGATAAAGGTGATGAAGGCCTACCTGGACTATCCGGAGAAAAGGGTCAAGCCGGAGACCGCGGACCAGGCGGAGATCGGGGTCTCAAGGGCGAAAAGGGTTTACCGGGTCAACCAGGTCCTAGAGTAAGTATCATCTAAAGTAGCAATGAAACGATAACAAAACACTTCTTCTTACAGGGACGTGATGGTAATTTCGGACCCGTTGGTTTGCCTGGTCAAAAAGGTGACCGCGGTATCGAAGGTCTACACGGATTGAAGGGAATGCCAGGACCGAAAGGTGATTCAGGAAAAGATGGCTACCCGGGATTACAAGGTCTTCCTGGACCTCCGGGTCCACCAGGTGGTGGTGAAGGTCGTCCTGGCGCTCCCGGTCCGAAAGGTCCACGCGGCTACCCAGGTCCCCCGGGTCCCAAAGGAATTGACGGTTTCCCTGGAGATCCAGGACCACGAGGACAAATTGGTCCAAAAGGAGGACAAGGTATCCCCGGTCGTCCAGGCCCAGAAGGTTTCCCCggcgaaaaaggtgaaaaaggaGAACCCGGAGCGATCGGTTTACCAGGACCACAAGGTACACGAGGATTCCCAGGTGCACCTGGAGCTGAGGGTCTTCGAGGAGAAACTGGTGAACCCGGTGTTGGTATTCCCGGCCAGAAAGGTAACGCCGGAATGGCTGGGTACGTTATGTTAAAATTATTGATAACGTATCAATCTTCTAACAACTTGTCTTTCACAGTTTTCCAGGATTGAAAGGACAAAAGGGAGAACGTGGCTTCAAAGGTCTAATGGGTGCCCCTGGTGATGCAAAGGAAGGTCGCCCTGGTCTACCAGGTAGAGCAGGACGTGACGGCGAAAAGGGAGACGCTGGAAGACCCGGCCTTCCAGGGGTGAAAGGTGAACGTGGAGAAAAAGGAGACATTGGAGGACGCTGTTCTGATTGTCGACCAGGAATGAAGGGAGAAAAGGGAGAACGTGGATATGACGGCACTGCTGGACGTCCTGGATCTCCTGGTCCTGCAGGTGAACGTGGTTATCCCGGTGAAATGGGACTTGACGGAAGCCCTGGTTTGCGAGGTGCACCTGGATTCAAGGGTGAGCCTGGACTACCAGGTAATCCGGGATCTGACGGAGAACGGGGTGAATCGGCAATCGTTGATTTGAGCCAAGTAAAGCCTGAGAAAGGAGACAAAGGCATGTCAGGTGAAGCCGGACTTCCTGGTATCAAAGGAGAACGAGGTGATCTGGGTAGCCCTGGTCCTATCGGACCAAGAGGACCAGCTGGTCCCAAAGGTGACAAAGGGCGACCAGGAGAACCTGGTATCGATGGAACTCCGGGAGCACCAGGTCGAGACGGTACTCCAGGAAAACACGGCGAATCGATCCGAGGTGAACCAGGATTGAAGGGTAATCCTGGATATGTGGGAGAAAAAGGTGACAAGGGTATTGTAGGTTTGAAGGGTGAACCTGGCAGATGTGCCAGTATTCCAAAGAACCTGGAAGAAGCTATCAAAGGGCCGCCTGGATCTCCTGGCGAAAAAGGTTTCATGGGTCCACAGGGTATTCGAGGGGAAAAGGGAGACAAGGGTGATCGTGGTTTGACTGGGCTCGGTGGATCTCAGGGTCCACAAGGTCCACCTGGTCCAGTTGGCCCAAGAGGTTTGCCAGGTCCACGAGGTGAAAAGGGTAGTCCAGGTCCAATGGGATTcccaggaaatcctggaaaagacGGTGGACCGGGAATTCCGGGTCTACCGGGTCCAAAGGGTACTAAAGGTGATCCAGGATTGTCAATGGTTGGTCCACCTGGTCCTAAAGGTAACACTGGTTTGCGTGGTCCGAAGGGAGATCGCGGAGGTTCAGGCGATCGTGGGGATCCTGGACCACCGGGCATTGTTGGATATCCTGGAGAAAAGGGAGACGCTGGTATTGCAGGCATTCCAGGTTTACCGGGGCAAGTCGGTCCCAAAGGTGAACCAGGTCCAAAAGGTCCCGCTGGTCTTCCAGGTGCTCCAGGTCGGCCAGGTATTGATGGCGTGAAAGGATTGCCCGGGTTGAAGGGGGATATTGGTGCACCTGGTGTCATTGGATGGCCTGGACAGAAAGGTGATACAGGTCCTCCCGGTAATGATGGTTCCAAAGGATTCCAAGGTCGTAAAGGTGTTCAAGGATTACCAGGTGCTCCTGGATTGCCAGGCTTGCAAGGACCGAAAGGAGAACGTGGCGACAAAGGAGACAAAGGTGAATACGGTCTTTCAGGTGCTCCTGGTTTGGTGGGCCCTCCAGGTCCTCCAGGCCCTAAGGGAGACAAAGGATTATTAGGTCCTCCAGGTTTGGATGGTTTGACAGGACTTCCTGGTGAGAAGGGTGATCGTGGTTATACTGGTCCACCTGGACCAGTTGGTGAGCCTGGATCTTCATCTGAAAAGGGACAAAAGGGTGAGCCGGGAGCTCCCGGGTTGCGTGGAATTGATGGACGACCAGGCCTGAATGGTGTTCCTGGAGCAAAGGGAGAACCTGGATTGCCAGGATATGGAAGACCTGGAGCGCCTGGCGAGAAAGGTGATCGTGGTAATTCAGGTATGGATGGTTTAGCCGGTCTTGATGGACAAAAAGGAGATGCTGGCGTTACCGGATTCCCAGGTATCAAGGGTGATAAGGGCAGTGCTGgtctcccaggaattccaggatctcCAGGTATGGATGGACAACCAGGCCCTGAAGGTGTTCCCGGCCTTAGAGGTCTAGATGGAGAGAAGGGCTCTAAAGGTGAGGTTGGTCGCATTGGAGAACGTGGTGATCGTGGTGACAAGGGTGACATGGGTCCACCAGGACCTCCTGGCTACATGGGGCTTAAAGGTGAgcgaggtattcccggagaacgAGGAACTCCAGCCACTGTTCAGGATGTCAAGGGAGATAAGGGTGAAACTGGGTTGCCAGGAGCTCCTGGTCTGCCAGGCAAAGTTGGAGTCCCTGGTTTGGTTGGAGAGATGGGAATGAAGGGATCACAGGGTGTGCAAGGACAACCAGGATTCCCAGGTCCCCCAGGATTGCCAGGTCTACCAGGAATGAAGGGTGATCTTGGACCAATAGGCGAGAAAGGTGAACCATGCCCAGTTGTGAAAGGTGAAAAGGGTCTCCCCGGTAGACCTGGTAAGAATGGTAGAGATGGTGGCCCAGGACCCGTCGGAGAAAAGGGAGACAAAGGACTACCTGGATTAACTGGTCCTGAAGGTCCTCCTGGATTGCCTGGCCCACTTGGACGACAAGGTGAAAAGGGTGATCGAGGTGACTCTGGCATTGAAGGACGACCAGGAAAAGACGGAATGCCCGGACCGCAAGGATTGAAGGGCGATCGTGGATTCCCAGGAGAGAAGGGCAATCCAGGACCACCTGGCTTCCCTGGACCTCAAGGTGAGAAGGGTGACAGAGGTCGAGATGGTCGCGATGGTTTCAATGGCCCACAAGGTCCTAAGGGCGACCGTGGTTTACAAGGCCCGGAGGGAGCCCCTGGATTAGTTGGAGTATTCGGTGAGAAGGGTGACCGAGGTGCTAG contains the following coding sequences:
- the LOC115253661 gene encoding collagen alpha-1(IV) chain (The sequence of the model RefSeq protein was modified relative to this genomic sequence to represent the inferred CDS: added 218 bases not found in genome assembly) — translated: MGTPVKWLITTTLLVWFAHHTYAQFWQDLTGGVGLFNRNEREYARPPAQPYIDPSYNVIDTVSGAQGPPTKNCTGSGCCTPKCFAEKGNRGFPGPPGLQGPKGMQGFPGAEGLPGSKGAKGEPGPMGPIGLKGDRGRNGLPGYPGVPGTNGLPGAPGAPGIPGVDGCNGTDGLPGLPGLKGEPGPRGYPGLRGDKGEKGEAARDPENYNKGQKGEPGLDGAEGPQGRQGEPGERGSEGRPGQQGNPGTHGEKGDKGLKGFCIKGQKGEKGVKGAEIQETIGETTYTGPQGQKGDKGDEGLPGLSGEKGQAGDRGPGGDRGLKGEKGLPGQPGPRGRDGNFGPVGLPGQKGDRGIEGLHGLKGMPGPKGDSGKDGYPGLQGLPGPPGPPGGGEGRPGAPGPKGPRGYPGPPGPKGIDGFPGDPGPRGQIGPKGGQGIPGRPGPEGFPGEKGEKGEPGAIGLPGPQGTRGFPGAPGAEGLRGETGEPGVGIPGQKGNAGMAGFPGLKGQKGERGFKGLMGAPGDAKEGRPGLPGRAGRDGEKGDAGRPGLPGVKGERGEKGDIGGRCSDCRPGMKGEKGERGYDGTAGRPGSPGPAGERGYPGEMGLDGSPGLRGAPGFKGEPGLPGNPGSDGERGESAIVDLSQVKPEKGDKGMSGEAGLPGIKGERGDLGSPGPIGPRGPAGPKGDKGRPGEPGIDGTPGAPGRDGTPGKHGESIRGEPGLKGNPGYVGEKGDKGIVGLKGEPGRCASIPKNLEEAIKGPPGSPGEKGFMGPQGIRGEKGDKGDRGLTGLGGSQGPQGPPGPVGPRGLPGPRGEKGSPGPMGFPGNPGKDGGPGIPGLPGPKGTKGDPGLSMVGPPGPKGNTGLRGPKGDRGGSGDRGDPGPPGIVGYPGEKGDAGIAGIPGLPGQVGPKGEPGPKGPAGLPGAPGRPGIDGVKGLPGLKGDIGAPGVIGWPGQKGDTGPPGNDGSKGFQGRKGVQGLPGAPGLPGLQGPKGERGDKGDKGEYGLSGAPGLVGPPGPPGPKGDKGLLGPPGLDGLTGLPGEKGDRGYTGPPGPVGEPGSSSEKGQKGEPGAPGLRGIDGRPGLNGVPGAKGEPGLPGYGRPGAPGEKGDRGNSGMDGLAGLDGQKGDAGVTGFPGIKGDKGSAGLPGIPGSPGMDGQPGPEGVPGLRGLDGEKGSKGEVGRIGERGDRGDKGDMGPPGPPGYMGLKGERGIPGERGTPATVQDVKGDKGETGLPGAPGLPGKVGVPGLVGEMGMKGSQGVQGQPGFPGPPGLPGLPGMKGDLGPIGEKGEPCPVVKGEKGLPGRPGKNGRDGGPGPVGEKGDKGLPGLTGPEGPPGLPGPLGRQGEKGDRGDSGIEGRPGKDGMPGPQGLKGDRGFPGEKGNPGPPGFPGPQGEKGDRGRDGRDGFNGPQGPKGDRGLQGPEGAPGLVGVFGEKGDRGARGLPGLDGAPGEKGQKGETPLLPPQRKGPPGPPGFDGQKGEKGLPGLQGPPGIPGAPGAPGEMGMRGLEGARGLQGIRGEIGMEGRPGRDGFPGIPGAKGEPGAPCSPAPDYLTGILLVRHSQSEEIPQCDEGHVKLWDGYSLLYVDGNDYPHNQDLGSAGSCVRKFSTLPILACGQNNVCNYASRNDRTFWLSTSAPIPMMPVTEHEMRPYISRCTVCEVPSNVIAVHSQSLAIPTCPNGWEGLWIGYSFLMHTAVGHGGGGQSLSGPGSCLEDFRATPFIECNGGKGHCHYYETQTSFWLVSLEDHQQFERPQQQTLKAGNLLSRVSRCQVCIRV